Proteins encoded within one genomic window of Onychostoma macrolepis isolate SWU-2019 chromosome 11, ASM1243209v1, whole genome shotgun sequence:
- the cnpy2 gene encoding protein canopy homolog 2, whose protein sequence is MEKHFYIVIVCALMSLHLLLVQGARQGQDIKCGACRALVDEMDWAISQIDPKKMIQTGSFRINPDGSQSVREVPFSRSESHLLELMEEVCEKMNDYGERVDPATNRKTYVRHASRDDTALDLSDVAFDSRVSSSLKFACETIVEQHEDELIEFFAHETDNVKDKLCSKRTDLCDHALKIPHDEL, encoded by the exons atggaaaaacatttttacattgttatCGTCTGTGCATTGATGTCTTTGCACCTACTTTTAGTCCAAGGAGCCAGACAGGGTCAAGACATAAAATGTGGAG CGTGCAGGGCATTAGTTGATGAAATGGATTGGGCCATATCGCAAATAGATCCCAAGAAAATGATCCAGACCGGTTCATTTAGGATTAATCCTGATGGCAGTCAGTCAGTAAGAGAG GTTCCCTTTTCCCGCTCTGAGAGTCATCTGCTGGAACTAATGGAAGAGGTTTGCGAGAAGATGAACGATTACGGTGAACGGGTTGACCCTGCCACCAATCGGAAGACATACGTGAGACATGCATCCCGTGATGACACTGCCTTGGACCTTTCTGATGTGGCCTTTGACTCCAGAGTCAGCTCTAGTTTAAAGTTTGCT TGTGAAACAATCGTTGAGCAGCATGAGGATGAACTTATTGAATTTTTTGCTCATGAGACGGACAACGTTAAAGACAAGCTCTGCAGTAAGAGGACAG ATCTCTGTGACCATGCCCTGAAGATACCTCATGACGAGTTATAA